The Haemorhous mexicanus isolate bHaeMex1 chromosome 5, bHaeMex1.pri, whole genome shotgun sequence genome contains a region encoding:
- the TMEM209 gene encoding transmembrane protein 209 isoform X2, whose protein sequence is MTPNKSPDTSLIDLAVKMRKQAETRKVVLAWGLLNISVAGMIYTEMTGKLLSTYYNITCFPLWYIEFALAALFSLNALFDFWRYFTYTAAPASLVTSPSQQIMGWLRKAAVQISPPREAAAKRVLSLTPSPPIQGQCVLSYSPSRSPSASPKFSAGCLSGYSPQLQALAGTSPSHSTSGTYSPSSSYTKVSSFSHSPNGSPYSMSVGPVDSAGIRSHYRFSPILYNNSTYKDDCITDVKSLDTFLRNEEEKQHRVQLGSSDSSSPSSSPTFWNYSRSMADHAQILRKFQYQLACRSQAPSAHKDEADLTSKQAAEEVWARVTMNRQLLDHMDSWTAKFRNWINDTILVPLVEEMESVSTQLRRMGCPELQIGEASISSLKQAALVKAPLIPTLNALVQYLDLTPNQEYLVERIRELSQGGCMSSFRWNGGGDFKGRKWDTDLPTDSSILMHVFCTYLDSRLPPHPKYPDGKTFTSQHFIQTPDKPDTSNENVFCIYQSSINPPHYELIYECHVYSLPKGRNNMFHTLLMFLYIIKTKESGMLGRVNLGLSGVNVLWIFGE, encoded by the exons ATGACACCGAATAAGAGTCCAGACACTTCCCTCATCGACCTGGCTGTGAAGATGAGGAAGCAGGCTGAGACCAGGAAGGTGGTGCTGGCCTGGGGCCTCCTCAATATATCTGTAGCAGGCATGATCTACACTGAAAT gacTGGGAAACTCCTAAGCACATATTACAACATCACCTGCTTTCCACTCTGGTACATTG AATTTGCCCTGGCAGCCCTGTTCAGCCTCAATGCCCTGTTTGACTTCTGGAGGTACTTCACCtacacagcagccccagccagcttGGTGACGAGTCCCAGCCAGCAGATCATGGGCTGGCTGCGCAAGGCAG CTGTACAGATCAGCCCTCCACGGGAGGCAGCAGCCAAGCGAGTGCTGTCCCTGACGCCGTCCCCTCCCATCCAGGGCCAGTGCGTGCTGAGCTACAGCCCCTCGCGCTCGCCCAGCGCCAGCCCCAAGTTCTCTGCGGGCTGCCTGAGTGGCTacagcccccagctccaggctctggcagggacCAGCCCCTCTCACAGCACCTCTGGCACCTATTcacccagcagcagctacaCCAAG GTTTCCAGCTTCAGCCACTCTCCCAATGGATCTCCCTATTCCATGAGTGTTGGGCCCGTGGACAGCGCTGGGATCAGGTCTCACTACCGATTCTCCCCCATCCTGTACAACAACTCCACCTACAAAGACGACTGCATCACAGATGTCAAATCCCTGGACACCTTCCTGAGGAACGAGGAGGAGAAACAGCACCGAGTTCAGCTGG GAAGCTCAGATTCCAGCtctccctccagcagccccacgTTTTGGAACTACAGCCGCTCCATGGCAGACCACGCACAGATCCTGAGGAAGTTCCAGTATCAGCTGGCCTGCAGGTCCCAGGCTCCTTCTGCACACAAGGATGAAGCTGATCTGACCTCCAAACAGGCTGCAGAAGAG GTTTGGGCTCGGGTGACAATGAACCGGCAGCTCCTGGATCACATGGATTCCTGGACAGCAAAATTCAGGAAT TGGATCAATGACACCATTCTGGTGCCCCTGGTGGAAGAGATGGAATCTGTGAGCACTCAGCTGAGGAGGATGGGCTGTCCAGAACTGCAGATTGGAG AAGCCAGCATCAGCAGCCTGAAGCAGGCGGCCCTGGTGAAAGCTCCGCTCATCCCCACCCTCAACGCGCTGGTGCAGTACCTGGACCTCACCCCGAACCAGGAGTATCTGGTGGAAAGGATCAGAG AGCTCTCGCAGGGAGGGTGCATGAGCTCCTTCCGCTGGAACGGAGGAGGGGATTTCAAGGGCCGCAAATGGGACACGGACCTTCCCACCGACTCCTCG ATCCTGATGCACGTGTTCTGCACTTACCTGGACTCCAGGCTCCCGCCTCACCCCAAGTATCCCGATGGCAAAACCTTCACTTCCCAGCACTTCATCCAGACTCCAGATAAACCAG ACACTTCAAACGAGAACGTGTTCTGCATCTACCAGAGCAGCATCAACCCACCCCACTACGAGCTGATCTACGAGTGCCACGTCTACAGCCTGCCCAAG GGCAGGAACAACATGTTCCACACCTTGCTGATGTTCCTGTACATCATAAAGACGAAGGAATCTGGGATGCTGGG GCGTGTAAATCTGGGCTTATCAGGAGTCAACGTCCTGTGGATCTTTGGGGAATAg
- the LOC132327928 gene encoding uncharacterized protein LOC132327928: protein MATDVEPGRRRRCCAQDTPDAPKVLDSRGDSDGPRRGSLCDRHCAAINNVQGDLGELGCHLHRPRVPPATSTPSCCQQHSEEVCESCVVKTTLTAENAVEANKLSNNYKFGFKKWKSHVTERPWEDRSEIVKELYSDLNVIRGSGGSTLTCGNVLYLLLFGWWLSLLYVLVAAVMFVTVMGAPYGRLCWDLAGYFLWPFGKVIQKVEVPKSHQACEAGVGESSALLGGPTPLRWRPRCWVGTGYWQHASTAVWLCLGYPLLALAHGLVCVTAWLLIVLIPVAKLSARATSRVLLLPPERVLIQHLRMTEVPLEGEVILCCYRAANPYYYKYAVDGINVFAVNLLPLVLVTLVLGYVDSPNHLTGSAVKFTLALLSIMPLSYYIGMAIASISAQSNFAVGAVVNATFGSITELTFYITALIKGSREGNRCYAEVVKSALTGTLVGCVLFVPGLCMVIGGIRHQEQRFNSRSAGVSSALLFLSVGGVFAPTLFSKVYGKLVCGECHNVTQNPLGHYLCHNCHFDLMDNNGTLYYSHVQPLVYTVSILLPAAYLIGLFFTLKTHTHIYDIHISDCHMPGHHHSAVVHWSRWRALVILLLSTLCMSACADLATEHISPILTNSTISQYFIGVTVLAMVPELPEIVNGIQFALQNNLSLSIEIGNCIAVQVCMLQIPILVLFTIFYPTNFTLVFSDLHVYASMFSIVLMNYIFMDGKCDYFQGTVLVMVYFILLAVYFFAPSPSGC from the exons ATGGCCACGGACGTCGAGCCCGGCCGGCGCCGCCGCTGCTGCGCGCAGGACACGCCCG ATGCTCCCAAGGTTCTGGATTCCCGCGGTGACAGCGACGGCCCCCGCCGGGGCTCCCTCTGCGACCGGCACTGCGCTGCCATCAACAACGTGCAGGGGgacctgggggagctgggctgccacCTGCaccgtccccgtgtccccccag CCACGTCCACCCcgtcctgctgccagcagcactcgGAGGAGGTGTGTGAGAGCTGCGTGGTGAAAACCACCCTGACCGCCGAGAATGCTGTGGAGGCCAACAAGCTCTCCAACAACTACAAG TTTGGCTTCAAGAAGTGGAAGAGCCACGTGACGGAGCGGCCCTGGGAGGACCGGTCGGAGATTGTCAAGGAGCTCTACTCTGACCTCAACGTCATCCGAGGCTCTGGAG GGTCCACGCTGACGTGTGGGAACGTCCTTTACCTGCTGCTCTTTGGCTGGTGGCTCTCGCTCCTCTATGTCCTCGTGGCTGCCGTGATGTTCGTCACTGTCATGGGGGCTCCTTATG ggaggctctgctgggacCTGGCTGGGTATTTCCTCTGGCCCTTTGGCAAAGTGATCCAGAAAGTGGAG GTGCCCAAATCCCATCAGGCGTGCGAGGCCGGCGTGggggagagctcagccctgctcggGGGTCCCACACCGCTCCGCTGGCGCCCACGGTGCTGGGTGGGCACCGGATACTGG CAGCACGCCAGCACCGCGgtgtggctgtgcctgggctaCCCGCTGCTGGCACTGGCCCACGGGCTCGTGTGTGTCACCGCCTGGCTCCTCATCGTCCTCATCCCTGTGGCCAAGCTGAGCGCCCGCGCCACCTCccgtgtcctgctgctgcccccggAGCGGGTGCTCATCCAACACCTGAGGATG acagagGTGCCTCTGGAGGGAGAGGTGATTCTCTGCTGCTACCGCGCCGCCAACCCCTACTACTACAAATACGCGGTGGACGGCATCAACGTCTTTGCTGTCA ACCTGCTGCCCCTGGTGCTGGTGACGCTGGTGCTGGGCTACGTGGACAGCCCCAACCACCTGACCGGCTCCGCCGTCAAGTTCACCTTGGCCCTGCTCTCCATCATGCCCCTCTCCTACTACATCGGCATGGCCATCGCCAG CATCTCAGCCCAGAGCAATTTTGCGGTGGGGGCGGTGGTGAACGCCACGTTCGGCTCCATCACCGAGCTCACCTTCTACATCACCGCCCTCATCAAGGGCTCGCGAGAGGGCAACCGCTGCTACGCCGAGGTGGTCAAGTCGGCGCTGACGGGGACACTGGTGGGCTGTGTCCTCTTTGTGCCG GGTCTGTGCATGGTGATCGGGGGCATCCGGCACCAGGAGCAGCGGTTCAACAGCCGCTCTGCGGGCGTCAGCTCGGCCCTGCTCTTCCTCTCCGTGGGAG gtgtctTTGCCCCAACGCTCTTCTCCAAGGTGTACGGGAAGCTGGTCTGTGGCGAGTGCCACAACGTCACCCAGAACCCGCTGGGCCACTACCTCTGCCACAACTGTCACTTTGACCTG ATGGACAACAACGGCACCCTCTACTACAGCCACGTCCA ACCCCTGGTGTACACGGTGtccatcctgctccctgctgcctaCCTCATCGGGCTCTTCTTCACCCTCAAAACCCACACACACATCTACGACATCCACATCAGCGACTGTCACA TGCCTGGCCACCACCACAGTGCCGTGGTCCACTGGTCCCGCTGGCGGGCCCTGGTcatcctcctgctctccacCCTCTGCATGTCGGCCTGTGCTGACCTGGCCACGGAGCACATCAGCCCCATCCTCACCAACTCCACCATCTCACAG TACTTCATCGGTGTCACCGTGCTGGCAATGGTGCCCGAGCTGCCAGAGATTGTCAATGGCATCCAGTTTGCCCTGCAGAACAATCTGAGCTTGAG CATCGAGATCGGGAACTGCATTGCGGTGCAGGTCTGCATGCTCCAGATCCCCATCCTGGTGCTCTTCACCATCTTCTAC CCAACCAACTTCACGCTGGTCTTCAGCGACCTCCACGTCTACGCCAGCATGTTCAGCATCGTGCTCATGAACTACATCTTCATGGATGGCAAATGTGACTATTTCCAAG GCACGGTGCTGGTGATGGTTTACTTCATCCTGCTGGCCGTGTATTTCTTCGCCCCGTCGCCCAGTGGCTGCTGA